CTTCGGTCTTTACACGACCCCCTGTTATCTGCTATGGTTCCATAAGTTACGGGTCACCTGTGGCTCATTGCTCCATGCTCAAGCAACTGCCGATGGTGTCTCCTCGTTGAAAACGTTTCGGATAAGGTGGATATAACTATGGCACGGAGATGTGATATTTGTGGAAAAGGCACTCAGTTCGGACAGATCGTAACCCACAAGGGACAGGCTAAGAAGAAGGGTGGTGTCGGTCAGCACATCGGCGTTTGCAGCAAGCGTGAATTCCGTCCCAATCTCGTGACGGTGAAAGCCCTTGTCGACGGCAAGCCGAAGACACTGAAAGTATGCACCCGCTGCCTGCGCAGCGGCTTGGTGGAAAAGCGCGTCTGATCCTGCCTTTTCCCGACGCTGTAAGAGCCCCACGTGGGCTCTTTTTTGTATCATGGCAAGAACGAAAACCTGGAGGGAATCGTGAAGGATATCCGGCTTCACAGTGTGGAAAGTTCCGCGTTGGTGTCCAAAGAGGGATGCGGCCGCCTGTGCCGCATTGTGCGTGAAGGGAAGGAACAACACTGCGTGTTCGTGTTGTCTGTAATGCGATCCCTGGACTATGAGATGGGGTCGCTTCTGGAAAGCGCCAAAAACCATGATGAACGACTCTGGTCCTCGTTGGAAAAACGCAGTGAGGAATGGTCCTCTTTGGTAGACAGCTTGCTGGATCGGGACGGCGCCGTGATGGTTTCCCAACGCATCAAGCAAGGCTTTTCTGATATCGAGGATCTTTTAAAGGCCATCTGGCTGACCGGATACGTATCCAGCGGATCGGTCAACTTTGTCGACAAGTTGCTCTCTTCCTGGATGGCGGACATCATCTGCCATTATTTTGTGCTTTCCGGCTGTGGAGACGCGGATATCGCTTCTTATGACCAGGTCGTCGCCCATCCGGTGACGAAAACGCGCGCGTTGTTCGTCTATGGGATTCTCTCACAGGAAGACGTTGAGGAGAAAACAGCCCAGCTTGCCCCACTTTTCGAAGCAAGCGGGGTGACATTCTGGAACACCAAAGGATTGCTCCGGACCGCGGACATCAATGAGGTGCCTTCCGCCAAGGTGATTACCCATCTGTCCTATGTGGAAGCGACGGAACTGTCGTTCTTCGGCGCTCCCATCATCCATCCCCACGCATTGCTGCCCGCCATGCAGGCAGGGATTGACGTATGCCTGCGCTCCTGGTACGAGGAAGAAAACCCCGGGACGGTGGTCAGTACCCGGCAGGATGGCGGAGAATCACCGGTAGGAGTGCGAGGCTTCTCTATCATCCACCACATCGCGTTGATCAACGTGGAAGGAGCCGGCATGAGCGGCGTCCGCTTGATCGCCAGCCGGCTGTTCACCGCTCTGGGCGAAGTGGGAATCTCCGTCATTTTGATCACCCAGGCGTCCAGTGAGTATTCCATCTGTTTTGCCGTGATGGACAGTGAGGCGGAGCTTGCCTGCCGTACCGCCCGAACGGTGTTCTCCAAGGAATTGGAGGGCGGACAGATCCACCAGGTGGAAAGCGAATCGGATTGCGCCATCCTTGCCGCCGTCGGCCAGGAGATGAAGAGCCAGATCGGTATTGCCGGAAAGTTCTTCTCCTCCCTTGCCAAGGCCAAGGTCAACATTCGCGCCATCGCCCAGGGATCCAGTGAAAGCAACATCAGCGTCGTCATTAAAAGCGACGATTCCACCCGCGCGCTCCGCGCCCTGCACGCCGGATTCTTCCTGTCCATGCAGGCTATTTCGGTGGGCTTGATCGGTCCAGGGAACATCGGCGGAACGTTGCTTGACCAGATCGCCCAGCAGAAGGAACGGCTCAACCAACAGTTCGGCCTGGACATCCGTATCCGCGCCATCGCCAATTCCAAGCGGATGCTGCTGAATGACGAAGGGGTTGACCTTGACCATTGGAGAGATGAACTGGCCAAAGCCACCGAACCGTTTGACATGAATAAATTCGTCACCCATGTCGGCGTGACGTACTTCCCGCACAGCGCCATCGTGGACTGCACAACCAGCGCGTCCATCGCCGAAGAGTATGTCAACTTTCTTTCCCATGGCATCCACGTCATCACGCCGAACAAGAAGGCGGGGACGGCCCCGTATCCGTATTACGCCAAGATTTTCCAAACCTGCGTGAAGACGGGAAGCAGATTCCTGTATGAAACCACCGTAGGGGCTGCGCTCCCTGTGATCTGCACGCTGAAGGATCTGGTGCAGACCGGCGACCGGGTACACCGCATCGAGGGAATTGTCAGCGGCACGTTGGCATGGTTGTTCAACAACTATGACGGCACCACACCGTTTTCAGACCTGGTGCGCAAGGCGAAGGAGTTGGGATACACCGAGCCGGATCCCCGGGATGATCTGTCCGGGATGGATGTCGGCAGGAAGACAGTCATCCTTGCCAGGGAACTGGGATTCCATACCGAAGTGACGGACATCCCCATCGAGAGTCTTGTCCCCAAGGAAATGCGCGGGATGTCGCTGGAAGTGTTCATGAAGAATCTTTCCTTGTTGGATGAGCCGATGAAGAAGCGGTACGAAGCGGCGGCGAAGAAGGGCATGCGGCTCCGGTATGTGGGGTTCGTTGATGAACAAGGGCAGTGTCAGGCTTCCCTGAGGGAATACCCCTTTGATCATCCGTTCTCCCAGGCCACCGGTACGGATAACGTGATCCTGTTCTCCACCGACCGGTATCTTGAGCAACCGTTGGTCATCAAAGGACCGGGAGCGGGGAGGGATGTCACCGCCGGTGGCGTCTTCTCCGATCTGCTCCGGCTCGGCGCCTATTTGGGCGCGCGTATCTGAGGAGGCAACCATGCAGTTCATTTCCACACGAAAACAAGCGAAACCGGTAACCGCCAGCAAGGCGATCCTGCAGGGATTGGCGGAGGATGGTGGCCTGTATGTGCCCGAGTCGTTCCCGACGCTTCGGGCGCTCCCTGTCGGGGAGATTTCCAGCTATCCGGAATTCGCCTATGAGATGCTTGCGCCATTTTTCCAAGGGGATGCCCTCCAAGGAGATCTGGCGGATATCTGCGTGGACGCGTTCGATTTCCCCATCGTTCTGCATCCGCTTGCCAATGAACGGTGTGTCCTGGAACTGTTCCACGGACCGACCTGCGCGTTCAAGGATTTCGGAGCCCGTTTCCTTGCCTGTTCGATGGAACGGCTTTTGGAGAAACATGGACGGAAGCTGACCATTCTGGTGGCGACCAGCGGGGATACCGGTGGTGCCGTCGCGGCGGCGTTCTACGGAAGGAAAGGCATCACCGTCAAGGTGCTGTTCCCCAAGGGGAGAGTCAGCCAGCGGCAGAAGCAACAGCTTACCTGTTGGGGCGGAAACATCCAGAGTTATGAGGTGGACGGCTCGTTTGATGACTGTCAGAAGATGGTCAAACAGGCGTTCATGGACAAGAGCCTGTCCT
This DNA window, taken from Sphaerochaeta sp., encodes the following:
- the rpmB gene encoding 50S ribosomal protein L28 — encoded protein: MARRCDICGKGTQFGQIVTHKGQAKKKGGVGQHIGVCSKREFRPNLVTVKALVDGKPKTLKVCTRCLRSGLVEKRV
- the thrA gene encoding bifunctional aspartate kinase/homoserine dehydrogenase I, which produces MGSFLYHGKNENLEGIVKDIRLHSVESSALVSKEGCGRLCRIVREGKEQHCVFVLSVMRSLDYEMGSLLESAKNHDERLWSSLEKRSEEWSSLVDSLLDRDGAVMVSQRIKQGFSDIEDLLKAIWLTGYVSSGSVNFVDKLLSSWMADIICHYFVLSGCGDADIASYDQVVAHPVTKTRALFVYGILSQEDVEEKTAQLAPLFEASGVTFWNTKGLLRTADINEVPSAKVITHLSYVEATELSFFGAPIIHPHALLPAMQAGIDVCLRSWYEEENPGTVVSTRQDGGESPVGVRGFSIIHHIALINVEGAGMSGVRLIASRLFTALGEVGISVILITQASSEYSICFAVMDSEAELACRTARTVFSKELEGGQIHQVESESDCAILAAVGQEMKSQIGIAGKFFSSLAKAKVNIRAIAQGSSESNISVVIKSDDSTRALRALHAGFFLSMQAISVGLIGPGNIGGTLLDQIAQQKERLNQQFGLDIRIRAIANSKRMLLNDEGVDLDHWRDELAKATEPFDMNKFVTHVGVTYFPHSAIVDCTTSASIAEEYVNFLSHGIHVITPNKKAGTAPYPYYAKIFQTCVKTGSRFLYETTVGAALPVICTLKDLVQTGDRVHRIEGIVSGTLAWLFNNYDGTTPFSDLVRKAKELGYTEPDPRDDLSGMDVGRKTVILARELGFHTEVTDIPIESLVPKEMRGMSLEVFMKNLSLLDEPMKKRYEAAAKKGMRLRYVGFVDEQGQCQASLREYPFDHPFSQATGTDNVILFSTDRYLEQPLVIKGPGAGRDVTAGGVFSDLLRLGAYLGARI